GCACCCATAAGCCATATGGGGATGCTGCCGCCTATACTATTTGCAGCGATAACACCAGTGGCAGTCGCTAGCGAAACCGCTTTACCAAGTTTGGGCGCACGTTCATGCAATTTTTGAATGGAAGAAGTCAGTCGCATGTTAAGTCCTTTTTTATATCAGTCTTTTAATAGGTATTCAGCTCAGTCTTTAATACACAAGCCAAGGGTTTTGTTGTTAGAGTCATAAAATATGAATACTTTTATTAATGATATACCCCAGTTTTGAGCAAATTTTTAACATTGATGATTTTAGCAGAAATCAGCAATAGTGTACGACTGTTAACGTGACTGACGGTAGCAGATAAGCGGAGATGGAAAATATACTTTTTGAGAGCTGTATGAAATTGTGAGCTGACGAGCGACTTAGGGCAGTGCGAAATCGTGCATACACACCTTGGTGTCTATGCTCTTATATGGGTAAATATAATACGCTGTGTAAGGTGCCACGCACTTTTCATACAGAGGTATGACAAAATATTACACATAGATAGCTTGGGCTTGCCATACTATAACTGGTGTGCTTAGCATCTAAATCACTATTTTATATAGTCTTGTTGATTATATGCATAGTGTGTTTTATATTTAGAACTTACAATAGAATAAATCAAAATTTTTAGAGTTAACTTAAGAGGAAATAATTATGCGTAACAAATTAATGATCGCAGCAGTCGCTTCAGGTCTAGCCCTTACTGGTTGTGTGACAGATCCAAATACTGGACAGCAACGTTTGAATAAAGCAGCTATCGGTGGTTTGGCCGGCGCAGCAGGTGGTGCAACTATCTCAAAAGCAACTGGCGGTGATAAGACTGGCCGTGATGCTCTGATTGGTGCTGCGCTTGGTACTGGTGTTGGCTATTATATGGAGCGTCAAGCAAGACAGCTTGAGCAGCAAATGGCTGGTACTGGCGTAACTGTTGAGCAAAACCCAACTACTGGTAACATTGATCTAGTCATGCCAGGCAATATTACTTTTGCCTTTGATGATGCAACCTTGAGCTCTTCTTTCAAGCCAACGCTTGATAAGCTTGCCTCAACGATGAATCAGTACAACCAGACTACTGTAAATATCGCAGGTCACACAGATAGTAGAGGTGCTGCATCTTACAATATGGGTCTGTCACGTGACCGTGCTTACTCAGTAGCGAACTACTTGAGCGCACGTGGCGTATCATCAAACCGCATTAATGTGGTTGCTTATGGTGAGTCACGTCCAATTGCTGACAACAATACAGATTATGGCCGTCAGCAAAACCGCCGTGTTGAGCTAACCATCAACTCACCACAGAACTTAAACTAATAAGAAATCTTATATAGTACTATGTGTTGAGTATTTCGATACAAAAGGGTCAGCGATAAGCTGGCCTTTTTTCTATGTCTTTAATTTGGGTTTTTGAGCAAATCTTCATTTTTCATAGTGCTTATTTTCCATAGTGCTTATCTGCTACAGCAACAATATTTATTAAATAATCCTATTATATGAAAAGCAAACACTACGAAAAAGTGATGTAAATATAAAATTAAATATTGATAATGATTATCAATAACTTTATAATTCTTGAGTATCTATTATTGCAGTATTCTTTAATTGAGACTGACGACTACTTTTTCTTTTGCGATATCTTTTGAGGGTGTGTATGACGATTACTACAGTGACGAGCCGTAAAATCTTCCCAACTACTTTAGCTGCAGCGCTTGCAGGGCTGTTGATGGTGTCGGGTTGTACCAAGCAAGCCAGTGAGGGCACTGCTGCTGACGCTGAGACGCAGACAGAGGTGCAAAACGCACAGTCGACCGACAATTCAAAGCTGTCAGCTGCTGAGCAAGCTCACACTGATAGGTTGGTCATCAGTTATGCCAATATGGCACATGCCGCTTATAAAGACTCGTTAGAAACAGCCAAATTATTGCAAACAGCGGTAGAAACCTATGTAGCCACACCGACACAAGCAAATCTCGATGCGGCAAAAGCGGCCTATAAAGCGGCGCGTCAACCATATTCGCAAACTGAAGTTTTTCGTTTTGATGAAGGCTTTGTGACTGCTAACGATGAGCGTGCCATCGGCAGCATAGATAGCTGGGAAGGGCAGGTAAATGCTTGGCCGCTTGATGAAGCACTGATTGATTATGTCAGTGACAGCTATGAAGGTGAGTACAACAGCCAAGACAATATCGTCAATAGCGACAGCATCACTGTTGGTAGTATCAAACAAGACACCAGCGAAATCACTCCTGAACTATTAGCCGAGATGAATGAGATCGGCGGTAGTGAGGCTAATGTCACTACTGGCTATCATGCCATTGAGTTCATGCTATGGGGTCAAGATACCAATGGCGTCGGCGCAGGTGCAGGGAATCGCCCTGTGACCGATTATGTGACCGAAGCAGGTCAATGTACCAGCGGTGAAACGGTCAATGAAGATGCCAGTATATGTGAGCGTCGCGGTGAGTTTTTGAAGGCCGCTACTCAGTTGTTGGTTGATGATTTGACAGCGATGGAAGCCGAGTGGCAGCCTGAAAGTGAAAACACCTTACGTAGTGATCTTTTAGCGCGTAAATACGACAACGGTCTGCGTCAAATCCTGTACCAGATGGGCAGCCTAGCACTGGGTGAGCTGGCTTCTGAGCGTATGCAAGTCGCCTTTGTCACAGGCTCCACCGAAGATGAGCACGAATGCTTTAGCGATTTGACGCATTTAAGCTATGCCAACAATGCGCGCGGTATTCAAAATGTCTTTAACGGCAGTTATCAGACAGTCGCTGGGAAAGCAGTCGGTGGTTATGGCATCAAAAACTATCTCATCGATAGTGGTCATAAAGAAGCTGCTGATAAGCTGGCTGCTGATTTTAAAAAGGTAGAAAGTGCCTTTAACGTCATCGTCGAAAAAGGTGAGAAAGAAGGCATTAAGGTTGATCAGATGATTGCAACCGTTGGTCAAGCAAGTAAGCATGGCGTCTCTGCTGAAGAGCAAAACACCCGTCGTGGCTGGATTGAGGCTGGTATTACTAGCTTACAAGAGCTGACTGATGGTATCGAAAATGCGGCAAAAGCGGTCGGTATTGATAACTTAGATGCGGACGCAGGGTCACAGTTTTAAGTTAACCTTTGTCTTGAGTTGATTTCTATATATTTATACCTGCTAATAAGTCACGATAAACTCAAGATAAGTCTTTTTGTGAAAGTATAAATCAGATACGATACATGCGTTGTTAGCTATGGCTAGCAACGTATTTCTAAGAGCATTAAAATAGGTCGATAGCATAGCACGCGATTTTAATGGTTCTATTCTAGAACTAAGGCAACTCCTATGAACGCCATTCATATTAAACCCTCTGTTTTTTCTTCTACAATCCTCCGAAGTGTGTCATCCAAACTTGCGTTAATTATGATGGGTACACTGACTCTTAGTGCTTGTCAGCCAGCTGATAATATTGCTAATGATATTTCTGCTAATGAAAACAACCAAGCGTTAGCGCCTGAACGTACGCAAACCATTGAGGCGATCGCGGGCGTGCCAATGCAGCAGCTTGCCACATTTGACCCGCAAGAAATTAAACAAGGGGGCGACACTGGTATCACTATCACTAGTAGCGAGAGCTATTCCAAGCCTTCATCAAACTTAACGGCTTCGCGTAAAGGCTCATTTTTTATTGGTAATGCCTTTTTTAAGCAGCCTTGGGTGGTTGCACCTGCGAGCACTGACAGTCGTGACGGTCTAGGAGCATTGTTTAACGTCGCTGCTTGTCAATCCTGTCATATAAAAGATGGCCGTGGTCACGCTCCAATGAATAGTGAGGACGATGCTGATAGCTTGCTTATTCGACTGGCGATGCCAGCGACCACAGATGAGCAGCGAGAGCAATTACAAAACTCACTTATCGAAAAAGTAGTTCATCCGATGTATGGTGGTCAGCTGCAAGATCGCGGTATTCAAGGCGTGCCTGCCGAAGCAAGAATTGCGGTGCAATGGACAGAGAAGCCAGTCACCTTTGCCGATGGTCATGTTGAGACGCTCCGTGCGCCAACTTTTAACTTAACCAAACCTGGTTATGGTGCATTTGATGATGAGCTGATGGTATCACCGCGCGTGGCCTTACCAATGATTGGACTTGGGCTGCTTGAGCAAATTCCCGATGAAGATATCAAGAAACAAGCAGATAGCGATGACGAAAATAATGACGGTATTCGCGGTAAATTTAACTGGGTAATGGATCCGCAAACAGGAGAGACAGCTTTAGGTCGTTTTGGCTGGAAAGCGGGGCAAACCAAGCTCCTTACCCAAAACCAAAGTGCGTTTAATGAAGACATGGGATTGACCTCAAACATCCGTCCTCATGAATCCTGCATGCCGATGCAAACGGCTTGTTTGAATGCAACGACTGGTGCTGATGAACAAGGTAATGGTAAACCGCCCGTTGAAGTCAATGATGAAGTGGCGAAGTTTGTAGAGTTTTATACGCGTAATCTGGCGGTGCCGCATCGACGTAATGCTGATGACAAGCTAGTCTTAGCTGGCAAAAAGCGCTTTTATGATATGGGCTGCCAAAGTTGCCATA
The sequence above is a segment of the Psychrobacter fulvigenes genome. Coding sequences within it:
- a CDS encoding OmpA family protein, whose protein sequence is MRNKLMIAAVASGLALTGCVTDPNTGQQRLNKAAIGGLAGAAGGATISKATGGDKTGRDALIGAALGTGVGYYMERQARQLEQQMAGTGVTVEQNPTTGNIDLVMPGNITFAFDDATLSSSFKPTLDKLASTMNQYNQTTVNIAGHTDSRGAASYNMGLSRDRAYSVANYLSARGVSSNRINVVAYGESRPIADNNTDYGRQQNRRVELTINSPQNLN
- a CDS encoding imelysin family protein → MTITTVTSRKIFPTTLAAALAGLLMVSGCTKQASEGTAADAETQTEVQNAQSTDNSKLSAAEQAHTDRLVISYANMAHAAYKDSLETAKLLQTAVETYVATPTQANLDAAKAAYKAARQPYSQTEVFRFDEGFVTANDERAIGSIDSWEGQVNAWPLDEALIDYVSDSYEGEYNSQDNIVNSDSITVGSIKQDTSEITPELLAEMNEIGGSEANVTTGYHAIEFMLWGQDTNGVGAGAGNRPVTDYVTEAGQCTSGETVNEDASICERRGEFLKAATQLLVDDLTAMEAEWQPESENTLRSDLLARKYDNGLRQILYQMGSLALGELASERMQVAFVTGSTEDEHECFSDLTHLSYANNARGIQNVFNGSYQTVAGKAVGGYGIKNYLIDSGHKEAADKLAADFKKVESAFNVIVEKGEKEGIKVDQMIATVGQASKHGVSAEEQNTRRGWIEAGITSLQELTDGIENAAKAVGIDNLDADAGSQF
- a CDS encoding di-heme oxidoreductase family protein, giving the protein MNAIHIKPSVFSSTILRSVSSKLALIMMGTLTLSACQPADNIANDISANENNQALAPERTQTIEAIAGVPMQQLATFDPQEIKQGGDTGITITSSESYSKPSSNLTASRKGSFFIGNAFFKQPWVVAPASTDSRDGLGALFNVAACQSCHIKDGRGHAPMNSEDDADSLLIRLAMPATTDEQREQLQNSLIEKVVHPMYGGQLQDRGIQGVPAEARIAVQWTEKPVTFADGHVETLRAPTFNLTKPGYGAFDDELMVSPRVALPMIGLGLLEQIPDEDIKKQADSDDENNDGIRGKFNWVMDPQTGETALGRFGWKAGQTKLLTQNQSAFNEDMGLTSNIRPHESCMPMQTACLNATTGADEQGNGKPPVEVNDEVAKFVEFYTRNLAVPHRRNADDKLVLAGKKRFYDMGCQSCHTPRYQLPKTDDDHLEQHGQVIYPYTDLLLHDMGDDLADRTIAGKLPPKDAQVEFLANSYEWRTPALWGIGLAQTVDSQATFLHDGRARTLMEAVLWHGGEAETQKQKVLKLDKQGRTELNAFLKSL